A portion of the Oxynema aestuarii AP17 genome contains these proteins:
- a CDS encoding AAA family ATPase yields MSCTSVSSAIVHLNAAIAAANPFERATRVTEREIWWATPPNLEGLNPEAIAAVLDAVERARKRIEPLSSLAILGETGTGKTHAIACVRQQLQRDRRGLLVYVNAGQFSDVNLIRYQFLQTVVDSFRHPGSANFMQWQDLATAIALEAFQSIYPERDRFSVDSLVNKLNRQTLSKNQTWIAQLSEAFFKIRPTLGDPDLVRALLWTLCHAQAPYAIKWLAGQVLASAKAEELGLPNRSRDYRDAQGWEIVLEIFSLATQFYPVVIAFDQLDSPENSDTGLKRERVVASLVKRIWETLPIARLNYGVVLAIAATPQTWYEKIQSLPSGIVAYLSKSVAPIRLQAIDVRGMRELVGLFLQQFYDRCHLIPPRSLYPFDSDQLDALAREELNVRELLEWCAENFRPVEVDPWEAVQIALDRAKQTVEERQLHADRRSLVAALQLALQMLLDRSIAGVTLEAVESMEARDLHDRRYVPLRAIVRTDAGSHAIGLAIVPRLNASELRATFARLLDRDRLGLDGACLLAPQIPAHWQCRQGLARFIRGDRCSYIPLDRDALTPLLALWWLHRERQQWQLGDREIVEFVRQHQFLAENPTISAILSTAIAPLPQAVEGDGDRPYFPPDRRSNPTGNDRNLLKIDESNDSP; encoded by the coding sequence ATGTCTTGTACTTCGGTCAGTTCTGCGATTGTCCATCTCAATGCCGCGATCGCCGCCGCCAATCCGTTCGAGCGCGCGACCCGGGTCACGGAACGGGAAATTTGGTGGGCGACGCCGCCGAATTTAGAAGGGTTGAACCCGGAGGCGATCGCCGCCGTTCTCGATGCGGTGGAACGCGCGCGCAAGCGGATCGAGCCTCTATCTTCGTTGGCGATCCTCGGCGAGACAGGAACGGGGAAAACCCACGCGATCGCCTGCGTCCGCCAACAACTTCAACGCGACCGTCGCGGGTTGCTCGTTTACGTCAATGCGGGTCAATTTAGCGATGTCAATCTCATTCGCTACCAGTTTTTACAAACCGTAGTCGATAGCTTCCGCCATCCGGGTTCTGCCAACTTCATGCAGTGGCAGGATTTGGCGACGGCGATCGCCCTCGAAGCCTTTCAATCCATTTATCCGGAGCGCGATCGCTTTTCGGTGGACTCTCTGGTCAACAAGCTCAACCGTCAAACCCTCTCCAAAAATCAAACCTGGATCGCCCAACTCAGCGAGGCTTTTTTCAAAATTCGACCGACTCTCGGCGATCCGGATCTGGTGCGTGCACTGTTGTGGACTTTGTGTCACGCCCAAGCTCCCTATGCAATCAAGTGGTTGGCGGGCCAAGTGTTGGCGTCGGCGAAGGCGGAGGAACTGGGATTACCCAACCGCAGCCGCGATTACCGCGACGCCCAAGGGTGGGAAATTGTTCTGGAAATTTTCAGTCTCGCCACTCAGTTCTACCCGGTCGTTATCGCCTTCGACCAACTCGACTCGCCGGAAAATAGCGATACGGGATTGAAGCGGGAACGGGTCGTGGCGAGTTTGGTCAAGCGGATTTGGGAAACGTTGCCGATCGCCCGTCTCAACTATGGCGTGGTTTTGGCGATCGCCGCCACGCCGCAGACCTGGTATGAAAAAATTCAGTCCCTCCCGTCGGGAATTGTCGCCTATCTGTCGAAATCTGTCGCTCCGATTCGTTTGCAGGCGATCGATGTTCGGGGAATGCGCGAACTGGTGGGGTTATTCTTGCAGCAATTTTACGATCGCTGTCATTTAATCCCGCCGCGATCGCTCTATCCCTTCGATAGCGACCAACTCGATGCCTTGGCGCGCGAGGAACTCAACGTCCGCGAGTTGTTGGAATGGTGCGCGGAAAATTTTCGCCCGGTGGAGGTAGACCCGTGGGAAGCGGTGCAAATTGCCTTGGATCGCGCCAAGCAGACCGTGGAGGAACGCCAACTGCACGCCGATCGCCGATCGCTCGTCGCGGCGCTGCAATTGGCTTTACAGATGCTTTTAGATCGGTCGATCGCCGGAGTCACCTTAGAAGCGGTGGAATCGATGGAGGCGAGGGATCTGCACGATCGCCGTTACGTTCCCTTACGGGCGATCGTCCGCACCGATGCCGGATCTCACGCGATCGGTCTGGCGATCGTCCCTCGCTTGAATGCGTCCGAATTGCGGGCGACCTTCGCTCGCCTGCTCGATCGCGATCGCCTCGGTCTCGACGGCGCCTGTCTGCTGGCTCCGCAAATTCCCGCTCACTGGCAGTGTCGTCAAGGGTTGGCGCGCTTTATCCGGGGCGATCGCTGTAGCTATATTCCTTTAGATCGAGACGCCCTCACCCCCTTATTGGCCCTTTGGTGGCTCCATCGAGAGCGCCAGCAATGGCAATTGGGCGATCGCGAGATTGTCGAGTTTGTCCGACAGCACCAGTTCCTCGCGGAAAATCCTACGATCTCAGCCATCCTCTCTACGGCGATCGCTCCTTTACCCCAGGCGGTGGAGGGGGACGGCGATCGTCCTTATTTCCCTCCCGATAGGCGATCGAATCCCACCGGAAACGATCGCAATTTACTCAAAATTGACGAGAGTAATGACTCGCCGTAA